A section of the Pristiophorus japonicus isolate sPriJap1 chromosome 4, sPriJap1.hap1, whole genome shotgun sequence genome encodes:
- the LOC139262597 gene encoding ferritin heavy chain-like has protein sequence MASQVRQNYHKDCEDAVNKQINMELHSSYVYLSVSFYFDRDDVALRHFAEFFKEQSHEECEHAEKLMEFQNRRGGRIILADIKKPEQDEWSNGLEAMQRALQMEKNVNQSLLDLHKLSTGRTDPHLCDFLETHYLDEQVKMIKKLGDHITNLKRLGAPENGLGAYLFDKHTLGESD, from the exons ATGGCTTCTCAAGTGCGTCAGAATTACCACAaggactgtgaggatgctgtcaacaagcagatcaacatggagctccattcctcctatgtttatctctctgtG tccttctactttgaccgggatgatgttgccctgcgtcactttgctgagttcttcaaggagcagtcacatgaggaatgtgagcatgctgagaaactgatggaattccagaatcggcgtggaggCCGAATCATCTTGGCAGACATCAAG aaaccagagcaggatgagtggagcaatggtctggaggccatgcagagagctctgcaaatggagaagaatgtgaaccagagtctgttggatctgcacaaactctccactgggagaactgaccctcat ttgtgtgacttcctggagacccactacttggatgaacaagtgaagatgatcaagaagcttggcgatcacatcaccaacctgaagagactgggagcccctgagaatggcctgggagcgtacctgtttgacaagcacaccctgggggagagtgactga